Genomic segment of Fibrobacter sp. UWH6:
ACCCGGGCCACCAACGATGGGGCCGTTGATGTAGGCACCACTGGTACCGACGAAGTCAGCCTTACGGAAGTCTTCGCCACCCAGGTGCCAACGCATCCAGGAAACGGTAGCAGCCATGCCGCCCCAAGGACCGGAACCGTGGCCCCAGCCACATTCGCCGTTCTGGCATTCAGGATTTGCACCGACCGCACCACCAGTCATCTTGATAAGGCAAGCGGGAGCCTTGACACCCGGATTACCGTAGTCAGCTTCTGCATTGGGGCGTTCCATACCACCTTCGCCATAGACGATGGCGAAAGTCTTGGTTGCAGGAACCTTAGTGCCATCCACATGAGCCATGTCGCCACTGTTGTTCAAGACTGCAGTAATCACGCGATCGTCATTGATAAGCATTTCTTCGGACTGGAGACCACCCATGGAGTGACCGGATGCACCCACCTTGGTCATATCCAATTTCTGGTACAGGGGGTCGCCCGGAGTATTGTTCTTCTTTTCGAGCCAGTCGAGAGCGGGCTTGCCGCGGCCAGTACCATCCGGAGATTCGCTAGTGGCGATTACAACGAAACCGTGGGAAGCAAGGCGACGGATAATGCCTTCGTATTGTGAGGGGCTAGAACCGCCACCTGGGCCCCACAGCACAACGCCATGTTTCTGGGTTTCGGAAAGTCGCTTGGGATAAGCAAGAATGGCTC
This window contains:
- a CDS encoding esterase — its product is MKKNFIRVVKLAFVTASALAFMNCGDSVVDAVDGALGGLSSSSVVGEPVIDPVTGEPMVDPVTGEIIYTNPESSAAMDPTDDPITGEENGDVGGEGEVVPPTGDTPAEGGDTPAEGGDVPAEGDVPTDNNPSDVVTSSDSEGGVTEPASSTSESAPESSSAVVQEAPKGIFLANDTDENKDYMEVEYFTNTGDNGGAILAYPKRLSETQKHGVVLWGPGGGSSPSQYEGIIRRLASHGFVVIATSESPDGTGRGKPALDWLEKKNNTPGDPLYQKLDMTKVGASGHSMGGLQSEEMLINDDRVITAVLNNSGDMAHVDGTKVPATKTFAIVYGEGGMERPNAEADYGNPGVKAPACLIKMTGGAVGANPECQNGECGWGHGSGPWGGMAATVSWMRWHLGGEDFRKADFVGTSGAYINGPIVGGPGNWKGQCKNF